Proteins co-encoded in one Centroberyx gerrardi isolate f3 chromosome 18, fCenGer3.hap1.cur.20231027, whole genome shotgun sequence genomic window:
- the eif2b4 gene encoding translation initiation factor eIF2B subunit delta translates to MADSGVTDGPEKPDDIARVKNEGKELTKEEKQRLRKEKKQQKKNKEKKDDKASLESEKEKKPVSSAPASQPATQPPTQKAPLAAPAPAVVLVPVSEPPAPADKPAKSKAELKAERRARQEAERASKQGKKGEAGPQAAAGKAKAPPSELQPVVKRLPEHIQVDNPEVLKKLAKKLERQQIPLRLDYGYKVSLFSHLHQYSRKAPLTQLLSIPSSVIHPAVVRLGLQYSQGIVAGSNARSVALLHAFKQVIRDYTTPPNEELSRDLVNKLKPYISFLNQCRPLSASMGNAIKYIKKEISNIPSQCKEEEAKSKLQSCIDRYIEEKIILAAKAIAKYAIEKISDGDVILVYGCSSLVNHILCEAFEKSRKFRVIVVDSRPRLEGREALRRLVQRGISCTYVLISAVSYILPEVSKVFLGAHALLANGYVMSRVGTSQIALVAKAFNVPVLVCCETYKFCERVQTDSFVSNELDDPDDLIVTRKGKTQLEHWQEVTSLGLLNLVYDVTPPDFVDLVITDLGMIPCTSVPVVLRVKNIDL, encoded by the exons ATGGctgacagtggagtgacag ATGGACCTGAGAAGCCAGATGACATTGCACGTGTAAAG AACGAGGGAAAAGAGCTGACCAAAGAGGAGAAGCAGCGgctgaggaaagagaagaagcaacagaagaaaaacaaagagaaaaaagatgacAAGGCCTCGTTGGAAagcgagaaagagaagaagCCCGTCAGTTCAGCCCCGGCTTCACAGCCAGCTACACAACCCCCAACACAGAAAG ctcctttaGCGGCGCCTGCCCCTGCAGTGGTTCTCGTGCCCGTCTCAGAACCTCCTGCCCCGGCAGACAAGCCCGCTAAGAGCAAAGCAGAGCTGAAGGCTGAGAGGAGAGCCCGGCAAGAGGCTGAGAGGGCCTCCAAACAGGGCAAGAAGGGAGAGGCGGGACCACAGGCCGCCGCCGGCAAAGCCAAGGCACCGCCCAGCGAGCTGCAGCCAG TGGTAAAGAGGCTCCCAGAGCATATCCAAGTGGACAACCCCGAGGTTTTAAAGAAACTGGCCAAGAAGTTGGAAAGGCAACAG ATCCCACTCCGGTTGGACTACGGCTACAAAGTCAGCCTGTTTTCTCACCTCCACCAGTACAGTCGCAAAGCCCCTCTCACACAGCTACTGAG CATTCCCTCCTCAGTGATTCACCCCGCTGTTGTGCGGCTGGGTCTGCAGTATTCACAGGGCATTGTGGCAGGATCCAACGCTCGCTCTGTCGCTCTGCTGCACGCCTTCAAGCAG GTAATAAGGGACTACACTACGCCTCCCAATGAGGAGCTGTCTAGAGACCTGGTCAACAAGCTGAAACCCTATATCAG TTTTTTGAATCAATGTCGCCCTCTGTCAGCCAGCATGGGTAACGCAATCAAATACATCAAGAAAGAGATCTCCAATATTCCTAGTCAATGCAAAGAAGAAGAG GCAAAGAGCAAACTGCAGAGCTGTATCGACCGCTACATCGAAGAGAAGATCATTCTTGCTGCTAAAGCTATCGCCAAGTACGCCATAGAGAAGATCAGTGATGGAGATGTCATTCTAGTTTATGGATG ctCATCGCTGGTCAACCACATCCTGTGCGAGGCCTTTGAGAAGAGCAGGAAGTTCCGTGTGATTGTGGTGGACAGCAGGCCCAGGCTGGAGGGCAGGGAGGCCCTGAGGCGCCTGGTCCAGAGAGGCATCAGCTGCACCTACGTCCTCATCTCAGCTGTCTCCTACATTCTACCAGAG GTGTCGAAGGTGTTCCTCGGTGCCCATGCTCTGCTGGCCAACGGTTATGTCATGTCCCGCGTGGGGACATCACAAATCGCTCTGGTGGCCAAAGCCTTTAATGTGCCTGTGCTGGTGTGCTGTGAGACCTACAAGTTCTGTGAGAGGGTGCAGACAGATTCCTTCGTGTCCAATGAACTAG ATGACCCTGATGACCTCATCGTGACCCGGAAGGGGAAGACCCAGCTGGAGCACTGGCAGGAAGTGACCTCACTGGGCCTGCTCAACCTGGTCTATGACGTGACTCCGCCCGATTTCGTGGACCTGGTCATCACAGATCTTGGAATGATCCCCTGCACCTCGGTCCCTGTGGTGCTGCGGGTCAAAAACATAGACCTGTGA
- the atraid gene encoding all-trans retinoic acid-induced differentiation factor, translating into MRAGCCQLKPAVVIFIFNLCFYASYQLTELQVCSLCNGTVLNGTAVGQFCTSSAGRTDGRCCLRNDNTSTPEYIIGLDLSNCSLAHVEDLQGASTALMIDLSLNPIVSINDSVFRGFIELNYMILPPNILCPGGNASWEKVEVKEGNRLCQGQRNVCNQTGQMSLNCPENSLCAPYGPGFFECSCTDNYHGYKCLREGGFPAVQVFGPLGASTVLISILLWVTQRRKAKSV; encoded by the exons ATGAGAGCTGGGTGCTGCCAGCTGAAACCAGCAGTGGTTATATTCATctttaatttatgcttttaCGCGAGTTACCAACTGACTGAGCTGCAG GTATGTAGCCTCTGTAACGGGACGGTCCTCAACGGCACCGCGGTGGGCCAGTTCTGCACCTCATCCGCAGGTCGGACAGATGGGCGCTGCTGCCTCAGAAACGACAACACGAGCACACCGGAATACATCATCGG GTTGGATCTATCCAATTGTTCATTAGCTCATGTGGAGGATCTTCAGGGAGCATCTACAGCACTAATGAT AGACCTCTCACTCAATCCCATTGTCAGCATCAATGACTCAGTGTTTCGAGGATTTATTGAGTTAAATTACAT GATTTTGCCACCAAACATACTTTGTCCAGGGGGCAATGCATCTTGGGAAAAGGTGGAGGTCAAGGAGGGAAATCGTCTTTGTCAAGGCCAAAGGAATGTGTGTAACCAGACTGGACAGATGT CCTTAAACTGTCCGGAGAACTCCCTCTGCGCCCCCTACGGCCCCGGCTTCTTTGAGTGCAGCTGTACTGACAACTACCATGGGTACAAGTGTCTTCGAGAG GGGGGGTTTCCAGCTGTCCAGGTGTTTGGGCCTCTTGGGGCGTCCACAGTCCTGATCTCCATCCTGCTGTGGGTCACCCAGAGACGCAAGGCCAAATCAGTCTGA